The Hydrogenothermus marinus DNA segment CACCTGTTGGAAAATCTGGACCTTTTATAAACTGACATAACTCTTCTACTGTTGCATTTGGAAATTGTGCAAGATATTTTAAAGCTTCTGCAACCTCAGTAAAATTATGTGGTGGAATATTTGTAGAAAGACCAACTGCTATACCTGATGCTCCATTACATATAAGGTTTGGAAATTTTGCAGGTAAAACTTCTGGCTCCAGTAAAGATGCATCAAAGTTTTCTTTCATATCTACAGTGTTTTTATCTATATCTGCAAGCATTTCCATAGCAAGTTTTGTTAAACGAGCTTCTGTATATCTCATTGCTGCAGGAGGATCGCCATCTATTGAACCAAAATTACCTTGTCCTTGTATTAATGGATATCTTAATGTAAAGTCTTGAGCCATTCTAACTAAAGCATCATAAACAGATGTATCTCCATGAGGGTGATATTTACCAAGACATTCACCAACAATTCTTGCAGATTTTTTATATGGTTTATTTGGATAAAGACCAAGTTCATTCATTGAGTGTAAAATTCTTCTTTGAACAGGTTTTAAACCATCTCTAACATCTGGTATTGCCCTTCCGACAATAACAGACATTGCATAATCTAGATATGCTGATTTTGCTTCTTCTTCTATAGGTTTTTGAAAAATTTCAGACATTTAGGATAACCTCGTTAAACTTGTTTAAGAGTATTATTTTATCATATTTAGAAGGGATTTAGATTAACCTAAAACTGTATCTAAATAAAGCATTGTTAAAAACCCAATTAAAAATCCTATAGTAACAAGCCCTTCTTTATTTTCTGAATAAACCTGAGGAAATACTTCTTTTACTGTTACATATATCATTGCTCCACCAGCAATGGACATACCTAAAGGTAAGAAAAAATCTAAATAACTAAATATTAATCCTCCTGCTAAAGCAAAAACAAATTCAGAAAAACCACTTAAAATTCCTATAAAAATAGGAATAAATACTCTGTTTGTTAAGAAAATTAAAGGTAAAGATACAGCAAGACCTTCAGGAATATCTTGAATACCAATAGCTATTGCTGTAGCCCATCCTTTATGTATATCATTAACAATAGAAACCCCTACAGCCATTCCTTCAGGAAAGTTATGTATGATTATTGCTAAAACTATAAGTACTATACTTCTAACTTTATCTTTATAAGCAGTAGCAATTTTATATTTAAGAAAATGCTCTTCATGAGGTAAAAACTTTTCTAATATATAAATCATAACAAAACCTAAAATAATACCCAATAAAACAATGTATATAGAACCTTTATCTATGGCAGGCAAGATAAGAGATGTAAAGGAGGCAACAAGCATTATGCCTCCACTAAAAGCTAAGGATATATAAAGCCAAGAAGATGGAAATCTTTTAAAAATTACAGCAACAATAGCACCTAAGCTGGTAGTAAACCAAATAAATAATCCAGCTAATATTACATTATTTATTATAGAAGAGGAATACATTAACCCTCTACACCAAATTCTCTTAAAGCTTCATTTAAAGAAACTTTTTTATCTGTACTTTCTTTTCTTTTTCCTATAATTAAAGCTACCGGAACTCCATACTCACCAGCAGGGAATTTTTTATTCATAACACCAGGTATTACAACACTTCTTGCAGGAACTCTTCCTCTATATTCAATAGGCTCATCTCCAGATACATCAATAATTCTTGTTGAACCTGTAATAATAACTCCTGCACCAATAACAGCTTCTTCTTCAATAACTGCACCTTCAACAATAATACATCTTGAGCCAATAAAACAGTTATCTTCTATAATTACAGGTCTAGCAGAAGGAGGCTCTAATACACCACCAAGGCCAACACCACCAGAAAGATGTACATTTTTTCCCACCTGAGCACAAGAACCAACAGTTGCCCAAGTATCAACAAGAGTACCACTACCTACATAAGCTCCAATATTTACATAAGAAGGCATTAAAATTGCACCTTTTTCAATAAAAGAGCCATATCTTGCTGTTGCAGGAGGTACAACTCTAACACCTGCATCTTGCCAATTTTTCTTTAAAGGAATTTTATCGTAATACTCAAAAGGACCTACTTCCATTACTTGCATATCTTGGATAGGGAAATAAAGCAATATTGCTTGTTTAACCCATTCATTAACTATCCAATCTCCATCTTTTTTTTCTGCAACTCTAATTTTACCTTTATCAAGTAAATCTATAGTTTCCCTTACAGCATCTTGATACTTTTTTTCTTTTAAAAGCTCTCTATTTTCCCAAACTTCTACTATTAAACTTTTTAACTCTTCCAAAATCTAACCTCCAATAATATTTTTAGTCAATTAAGTATATAATAATTTTAAATCATTATAAATGGAGGAAGAGATGATACCTTATTTTTTTGAACTTTATTTTAAGCCAAAACAAGGATGGGAAAAGTTAGCTAAGGAAAATTTTACAATTAAAGAACTTTATCTAAGGTTTGCCATAGTATTTGCTTTTATACCAGCAATAAGTCATTTTATTGGTTTTACTGTTTTTAAAAATGTTTATATACAAGGAATAAAAAATTTCCTTGAAATGGCAGAAAAAGATACTCAACAAAATCCTCAAACAGTAGAGTATATGAAAGCTCTTTTACATACATTGCAAGATAATGACTTAACAAAAGAAATAATGGTAATGCTTGTAACTTATGGTTTTGAACTTTTTAAGCCAGTAGTAGTTGCTATTTTAATAATGTTTTTATCTGGTGCTTTTGGTGGCATAAAAAATCCTAATAAAGCTTTTACAGTTGCTATATTTTCATTAATACCTTCATGGGCAGCTGGTGCATTTTATGCTGTTAACTCTCCAATCTCCATGTTTGTTTTATTTTTAGCTTCTTTTTATACTTTTTATTTAATATTTATAGCAGCAGAAAAAATATTAGGAATACCTTCAGAAGGTTCTAAGAATTTCCAATTTATTATACTTTTAATAATTTTATATTTAATATTAAGTGGACTTATTGGATATGTTGAATCTGGAATAACATTCCAGATTTTAAAAAGCTAAAAAGGGCTTTAGCCCTTTTTCATTTTACTAAATGTTTTATATTGTTATAAATTTCTATTGTAGCTTTTGATTTATTTAGGGTATAAAAATGAAGTCCTTTTACTCCATGTTTTAATAAATCTTCACATTGTTTTGTAGCAAATTCTATTCCTATTTTTTCAACCTCTTCAGGTTTATCTTCAACTTTTTCAAGTTTTTTTACTAAATCTTCAGGAATAGTAGCACCGCACATTAAAGCAAACTTTCTTATCTGCTTAAAATTAGTAATAGGCATTATACCAGGAATAATTGGAATATTTATTCCTTCTTTTTCACACAAATTTAGATATTCATAAAAATATCTATTATCAAAAAACATCTGAGTTATAGCAAAATCTGCACCTGCTTCAACCTTTTTCTTAAAATATAATATATCCCTTTCAAGATTTGGACTTTCAGGATGTCCTTCAGGATAAGCAGCAACTCCTATACTAAACCAATCTTTAAACTCAGTTCTTATTAGCTTTACAAGTTCATTTGCAAATCTACATCCATCTTTTTTATAAATTTCTGACTCTTCTTGTCCTAAAGGAATATCTCCTCTTAAAGCAAGAATATTTTGAATTCCAATATTTTTATAATCAGAAAGGATTTCTATTAACTCTTTTTTAGTATGACCTATACAAGTAAGATGAGCCATAACAGTTAAAGAAGTTTCTTCATGGATTTTTTTTACTATATTTCTTGTTCTATCTCTTGTTGAACCACCTGCTCCATATGTTACAGATACAAAAGTTGGATTTAACTTTTCTAAATCTTTAATTGTATTAAATAGCTGTTTTTCACCTTCCTCATTTTTAGGAGGAAAAAACTCAAAAGATATACTTGTATTTACCTGTTTTAATTTTTCTGAAATTTTCATTGCTTTTGCCCTATTTATTATTTTTCAAATTCTACCAAACTTTCTTTACCAAAAACAATAAAAAAGTAAGAAAAAAGTCCAGATAAAGCTCCAAAAGAATCTGCTACTATATCAGCAAATTCACAGCTTCTATAAGGTAAAAAATACTGAACAAATTCTATAAAAGTTCCAAATATTAAAGAATAAAAGAAAGTAGCAAAATATCCTGTTTTAAAAGAAACTTTTAATAAAACTGAAAATACAAAAAATGCTATAAAATGATTTAGTTTATCAGAAGTAGGTGTTTCTTCTATTGGATAGAAAGATAAAAAACATATTATTAATGTATAAACTACGAAAATTATTTTTAATAATTTATCCATTTTCCATTAAATCTTTTAATTTTTCATCTTTGACTTTATTTAAATCAAATCTACAAGTTTTGTTTCTATGGGCTAGTATAATGTTTTTAATTTTTTCTTTTGCATCTTCTAAAATATCATTTATTACTATATAATCATACTCTTTCCAGTGTTTAAACTCTTGTTTAGCAGTATTAAGCCTTTTATTTATCTCTTCCTCTGAATCTCCTCTTTTTTTCATTCTGTTTATAAGTTCATCTATAGATGGAGGAATTATAAAGATAGTAGTTAAAGGCTTTATTTTACCTTTAACTTGTCTCATACCTTGGACATCTATAACAAGTATTACATCTTTTCCTTCCTTTAAAAGTTTTTCTACTTCTTCCTTAGGAGTTCCATAATAATTTCCATGAACTACTGCATATTCTAAGAGTTTTCCTTCTTTTATCCAGTTTTCAAACTCTTCTTTTGATAAAAAGATATAATCTACACCATTTTTTTCGCCTTCTCTTGGCTTTCTAGTTGTACAGGTAATAACCCTTGTTAGATTTGGTATTTCTTTTAATAGAAGAGAGGTGATGGTTGTTTTTCCACCACCTGCTGGAGCAGATATTATAAAAACTTCTCCTTTCATTACATTCCTACATGAGCTATTAACATTGTGCTTAGATTTGTAGAGAATGACCAAAATAGAGTTGGATATATTCCAAGAATTAACACTATTATTGCCATTACAAAAAGAATAGTTTTTTCTGTAAAGTTTATATTAAAATCAAACTTCTTTAAAGGCTCATACATATACATTACAGATACTACCCTTAAATAATATCCTGCAGAAATAATACTCATTATTACTAATACAACAGCTAACCACCATATGT contains these protein-coding regions:
- a CDS encoding YIP1 family protein, with amino-acid sequence MIPYFFELYFKPKQGWEKLAKENFTIKELYLRFAIVFAFIPAISHFIGFTVFKNVYIQGIKNFLEMAEKDTQQNPQTVEYMKALLHTLQDNDLTKEIMVMLVTYGFELFKPVVVAILIMFLSGAFGGIKNPNKAFTVAIFSLIPSWAAGAFYAVNSPISMFVLFLASFYTFYLIFIAAEKILGIPSEGSKNFQFIILLIILYLILSGLIGYVESGITFQILKS
- the metF gene encoding methylenetetrahydrofolate reductase [NAD(P)H] — its product is MKISEKLKQVNTSISFEFFPPKNEEGEKQLFNTIKDLEKLNPTFVSVTYGAGGSTRDRTRNIVKKIHEETSLTVMAHLTCIGHTKKELIEILSDYKNIGIQNILALRGDIPLGQEESEIYKKDGCRFANELVKLIRTEFKDWFSIGVAAYPEGHPESPNLERDILYFKKKVEAGADFAITQMFFDNRYFYEYLNLCEKEGINIPIIPGIMPITNFKQIRKFALMCGATIPEDLVKKLEKVEDKPEEVEKIGIEFATKQCEDLLKHGVKGLHFYTLNKSKATIEIYNNIKHLVK
- the gmk gene encoding guanylate kinase, translated to MKGEVFIISAPAGGGKTTITSLLLKEIPNLTRVITCTTRKPREGEKNGVDYIFLSKEEFENWIKEGKLLEYAVVHGNYYGTPKEEVEKLLKEGKDVILVIDVQGMRQVKGKIKPLTTIFIIPPSIDELINRMKKRGDSEEEINKRLNTAKQEFKHWKEYDYIVINDILEDAKEKIKNIILAHRNKTCRFDLNKVKDEKLKDLMENG
- a CDS encoding VanZ family protein; the protein is MDKLLKIIFVVYTLIICFLSFYPIEETPTSDKLNHFIAFFVFSVLLKVSFKTGYFATFFYSLIFGTFIEFVQYFLPYRSCEFADIVADSFGALSGLFSYFFIVFGKESLVEFEK
- a CDS encoding ZIP family metal transporter, encoding MYSSSIINNVILAGLFIWFTTSLGAIVAVIFKRFPSSWLYISLAFSGGIMLVASFTSLILPAIDKGSIYIVLLGIILGFVMIYILEKFLPHEEHFLKYKIATAYKDKVRSIVLIVLAIIIHNFPEGMAVGVSIVNDIHKGWATAIAIGIQDIPEGLAVSLPLIFLTNRVFIPIFIGILSGFSEFVFALAGGLIFSYLDFFLPLGMSIAGGAMIYVTVKEVFPQVYSENKEGLVTIGFLIGFLTMLYLDTVLG
- a CDS encoding 2,3,4,5-tetrahydropyridine-2,6-dicarboxylate N-succinyltransferase; its protein translation is MEELKSLIVEVWENRELLKEKKYQDAVRETIDLLDKGKIRVAEKKDGDWIVNEWVKQAILLYFPIQDMQVMEVGPFEYYDKIPLKKNWQDAGVRVVPPATARYGSFIEKGAILMPSYVNIGAYVGSGTLVDTWATVGSCAQVGKNVHLSGGVGLGGVLEPPSARPVIIEDNCFIGSRCIIVEGAVIEEEAVIGAGVIITGSTRIIDVSGDEPIEYRGRVPARSVVIPGVMNKKFPAGEYGVPVALIIGKRKESTDKKVSLNEALREFGVEG